DNA from Desulfuromonas sp. AOP6:
CCTCGTCGACCTGCGGAGTACGTGCCAGCAGCCACAGATACGAGGTGTCGGGGCCGCAGACGAAGGCGTACTGGTAATTTTCGTGGTCGAGCTCGAAGATGACGTAGGAGCCGTAAAAAGGACCGAAAAACGACACTTTCAGATACCCCTCGCTCGGTTCACGCACGAAATAAGCCTTGCCTGTCGCCTCTTTCCAGCGATTTTCCGCGGGCGAAAAGCCACGGTTTATGACCCGGACGCCGCCGTCCCCGCGCCGACTGTATTCGGCCGACACCCGTTCC
Protein-coding regions in this window:
- a CDS encoding lipocalin family protein, with translation MPEQVRPVQGFDVDRYLGTWYEIARLDHSFERGLERVSAEYSRRGDGGVRVINRGFSPAENRWKEATGKAYFVREPSEGYLKVSFFGPFYGSYVIFELDHENYQYAFVCGPDTSYLWLLARTPQVDEELLKRFTKSAAARGFAVDQLIFVNHP